GGCACATCATCGAGTGCGGCTGCCAGGGTGCGGGCGGGTTGCACACCGATTGGGAAGCCGTGCCCGATTGGGCGCACAGCGGCTATCCCATGGTCGAATGCCACGCCGATGGCCGCTTCATCGTGACCAAGCCCGAGGGCACGGGTGGCCTGGTTACGCCTGCCACGGTAGGCGAGCAGATGCTGTATGAAATCGGCGACCCGGCGAGCTACCTGCTGCCGGACGTCGTCTGCGATTTCACCGGCGTGACGATGACGCAGGCCGGCGAGCATCGCGTGGAGGTACGGGGCGCCCGCGGTCGCGCGCCGACGCCCGATTACAAGGTCAGTGCCACCTATGCCGATGGCTATCGCGCCACCGGCCAGCTCACCGTGGTGGGTTTCGATGCCGACAGGAAGGCGCGACGCACGGCCGAGGCGATCCTGGAGCGCACGCGCGAACTGTTTCGCAGGCTGGGCTTGCCCGACTACAGCGCGACGCATATCGAGACGCTGGGTTCGGCGCATGCGTTTGGTCCGCATCAGCCGCGCGCGCCGCGTTTCGAATCGGTGATGTGGCTTGCCGTGGCGCATGCGCACAAGGCGGCGCTTGAGATCTTCGCCCGCGAGATTGCGCCGGCCGCCACGTCGTGGGCGCCCGGCACGACCGGTGCGAGCGGGCGCCCCGGCGTGGTGCCTGCAATCAAGCAGTTCGCCTTCCTGCTCGACAAGTCACGCATGCAACCGGGCGTGACGTTGCCGGCAGGCGAGCGCATCACGGTGGGCGTCCCTGCGGGAGCGCCTCGCGACGTGCCGCCTGCGCCACGCGGGCGCGAGGCGACCGTATCCGTGCCCGAGCCTGCGTGCGAGGTACCGCTCATCACGCTTGCATATGCGCGCAGCGGCGACAAGGGAGACCTCTCCAATATCGGCGTGATCGCGCGTCGGCCGGAGGATTTTCCCTGGCTGAAGGCGCAATTGACCGAGGGCCTCGTCGCCGCCTATCTCGCGCATCTGGTCAAGGGCCGCGTGACACGCTACGAGCTGCCAGGCATCCATGCGCTCAACTTCACCTGCGAGCAGGCGCTGGGTGGTGGCGGCATGGCGTCCTTGCGCAACGATCCGCTGGGCAAGGGCATGGCCCAGGTACTGCTTTCGATGCCTGTGCGAGTTCCGGCAGATCATCCCGCGGCAACGTCTGGAGACAACGCGATGATGATCGAACGTCCGGACGACCTGCGCGCCGGGCTCGTGTCGCCACTTTGATCAGGGGGTTGCCGATGCCGGCGCTTGAATCGCGCATCGTTCCGGAGAG
The window above is part of the Dyella jiangningensis genome. Proteins encoded here:
- a CDS encoding acyclic terpene utilization AtuA family protein, yielding MPKESIVIGGASGFWGDSVVGPMQLVASGRLDFLVFDYLAELTMSLLASARQKDASQGYATDFVSVAMRAVLKDALAQNIRIISNAGGVNPQACATALQALASELGVDVRIAVVEGDDVMPLLPALRDEAVREMQTGEALPEKILSANAYLGALPIKAALDAGAQVVITGRCVDSAVTLGALMHGFDWAVDDYDRLAAGSLAGHIIECGCQGAGGLHTDWEAVPDWAHSGYPMVECHADGRFIVTKPEGTGGLVTPATVGEQMLYEIGDPASYLLPDVVCDFTGVTMTQAGEHRVEVRGARGRAPTPDYKVSATYADGYRATGQLTVVGFDADRKARRTAEAILERTRELFRRLGLPDYSATHIETLGSAHAFGPHQPRAPRFESVMWLAVAHAHKAALEIFAREIAPAATSWAPGTTGASGRPGVVPAIKQFAFLLDKSRMQPGVTLPAGERITVGVPAGAPRDVPPAPRGREATVSVPEPACEVPLITLAYARSGDKGDLSNIGVIARRPEDFPWLKAQLTEGLVAAYLAHLVKGRVTRYELPGIHALNFTCEQALGGGGMASLRNDPLGKGMAQVLLSMPVRVPADHPAATSGDNAMMIERPDDLRAGLVSPL